Proteins co-encoded in one Streptomyces sp. NBC_01283 genomic window:
- a CDS encoding GNAT family N-acetyltransferase translates to MRIRPATQADLPALQDIERAAGAPFRTLDMAAIADDEPPAIETLESFRTAGRAWVATEADGTTPAPLLLAYLIHEPVDAAEHIEQVTVHPRAAHRRIGQALIEHTAGLAREAGREALTLTTFTDIPWNAPYYARIGFRVLGEAELTPGLRRIRAREAELGLDRWPRVAMRRELTRGGARPRTAP, encoded by the coding sequence ATGCGCATCCGCCCGGCCACGCAGGCCGACCTCCCCGCCCTCCAGGACATCGAACGCGCCGCCGGTGCACCCTTCCGCACCCTGGACATGGCGGCGATCGCGGACGACGAGCCCCCCGCCATCGAAACCCTGGAGAGCTTCCGCACCGCGGGCCGGGCCTGGGTGGCCACCGAGGCGGACGGCACCACCCCGGCACCCCTGCTCCTGGCGTACCTCATCCACGAGCCCGTGGACGCCGCGGAACACATCGAGCAGGTGACCGTGCACCCCCGGGCGGCCCACCGCCGCATCGGCCAGGCCCTGATCGAGCACACCGCCGGGCTCGCCCGCGAGGCAGGCAGGGAAGCCCTCACCCTGACCACGTTCACGGACATCCCGTGGAACGCCCCGTACTACGCCCGCATCGGCTTCCGTGTGCTCGGCGAGGCCGAACTCACCCCGGGGCTGCGGAGGATCCGCGCCCGCGAGGCCGAGCTCGGCCTCGACCGCTGGCCGCGCGTGGCCATGCGCCGCGAGCTCACCCGGGGTGGGGCCCGTCCCCGTACCGCTCCCTGA
- a CDS encoding AMP-binding protein, which translates to MGELPHAHDLSYAHGVSTTPLLGDTIGRNLDRAIEAWPERDALVDVAAGTRWTYAEFGSAVAQLARGFMGAGVAKGDRVGIWAVNCAEWVLVQYATARIGAILVNINPAYRAHELEYVLKQAGVTILVASQAHKSSDYRALVDQVRPGCPELRSVHYIGDGSWDELLDAAGAVTEKELASREGELSCDDPVNIQYTSGTTGFPKGATLSHHNILNNGYWVGRTVGYTEQDRVCLPVPFYHCFGMVMGNLGATSHGACVVIPAPSFDPVATLHAVERERCTSLYGVPTMFIAELNLSDFATYDLSSLRTGIMAGSPCPVEVMKRVVAEMHMEEVSICYGMTETSPVSTQTRRTDDLERRTGTVGRVLPHIEVKVVDPASGVTVPRGTSGELCTRGYGVMLGYWNEPSRTAEVIDAGRWMHTGDLAVMREDGYVQIVGRIKDMIIRGGENIYPREIEEFLYGHPKISDVQVVGVPDERYGEVPLACVILRDAADPLTVEELRAFCEGQLAHYKIPAGLRILESFPMTVSGKVRKIELRERYGDGPHPG; encoded by the coding sequence ATGGGTGAGCTGCCGCACGCCCACGACCTCTCGTACGCCCACGGTGTCAGCACGACGCCGCTGCTCGGTGACACCATCGGGCGCAACCTCGACCGGGCGATCGAGGCCTGGCCCGAGCGGGACGCGCTGGTGGACGTGGCGGCGGGGACACGCTGGACGTACGCCGAGTTCGGCTCGGCCGTTGCGCAGTTGGCGCGCGGCTTCATGGGGGCCGGGGTCGCCAAGGGTGATCGTGTCGGCATCTGGGCCGTGAACTGTGCCGAGTGGGTGCTCGTGCAGTACGCCACCGCGCGGATCGGCGCGATCCTCGTCAACATCAACCCGGCATATCGCGCGCATGAGTTGGAGTACGTGCTCAAGCAGGCCGGGGTGACGATCCTGGTGGCCTCGCAGGCGCACAAGTCGAGCGACTACCGGGCGCTGGTGGACCAGGTGCGGCCCGGCTGCCCCGAGCTGAGGTCCGTTCACTACATCGGGGACGGCTCGTGGGACGAGCTGCTCGATGCGGCCGGAGCGGTGACGGAGAAGGAACTCGCTTCCCGTGAGGGCGAGTTGAGCTGCGATGACCCGGTCAACATCCAGTACACCTCGGGTACCACCGGCTTCCCCAAGGGGGCGACGCTCTCCCACCACAACATCCTCAACAACGGCTACTGGGTGGGCCGGACGGTCGGTTACACGGAACAGGACCGGGTGTGCCTGCCGGTGCCGTTCTACCACTGCTTCGGCATGGTCATGGGGAATCTCGGGGCCACCTCCCACGGCGCCTGCGTCGTCATCCCCGCCCCGTCCTTCGACCCGGTCGCCACGCTGCACGCGGTGGAGCGCGAGCGCTGTACGTCGCTGTACGGCGTGCCGACGATGTTCATCGCCGAGCTGAACCTCTCCGACTTCGCGACGTACGACCTGAGTTCACTGCGCACCGGCATCATGGCGGGCTCACCCTGCCCGGTCGAGGTGATGAAACGGGTGGTCGCGGAGATGCACATGGAGGAGGTCTCCATCTGTTACGGCATGACGGAGACGTCCCCGGTCTCGACGCAGACCCGCCGCACGGACGACCTGGAGCGGCGCACCGGAACGGTGGGGCGCGTGCTGCCGCACATCGAGGTGAAGGTGGTCGACCCGGCCAGCGGCGTGACAGTGCCGCGCGGCACCTCCGGCGAGCTGTGCACCCGGGGCTACGGCGTGATGCTCGGCTACTGGAACGAGCCGTCACGGACGGCCGAGGTGATCGACGCCGGGCGCTGGATGCACACCGGCGACCTGGCGGTCATGCGGGAGGACGGCTACGTCCAGATCGTCGGCCGCATCAAGGACATGATCATCCGTGGTGGCGAGAACATCTACCCGCGCGAGATCGAGGAGTTCCTGTACGGCCACCCGAAGATCTCGGACGTCCAGGTGGTGGGCGTCCCCGACGAGCGCTACGGAGAGGTGCCGCTGGCCTGCGTGATCCTGCGGGACGCGGCGGATCCGCTGACGGTCGAGGAGCTTCGGGCCTTCTGCGAGGGGCAGTTGGCGCACTACAAGATCCCGGCCGGGCTGCGGATCCTGGAGAGCTTCCCCATGACGGTGTCCGGGAAGGTGCGGAAGATCGAGCTCAGGGAGCGGTACGGGGACGGGCCCCACCCCGGGTGA
- a CDS encoding AMP-binding protein, which translates to MTTTGTSGTEQFRTARDFLLRHREDYAAAYEGFAWPRPERFNWALDWFDVIARDNDRTALHIVEEDGPATRFSFAHLSARSNQVANWLRDRGVRAGDRVVVMLGNQVELWEIALAAMKLRAVVIPATPLLGPVDLRDRIRRGRARHVVVRSEDTAKFDDVPGDYTRIVVGGDRPGWISYDGGDGVSATESVSEASPVFEPDGVTHADDPLMLYFTSGTTARPKLVEHTHVSYPVGHLATMYWIGLKPGDVHLNISSPGWAKHAWSNLFAPWNAEATVFIHNYARFDAGRLMAEMDRAGVTSFCAPPTVWRMLIQADLTQLRTPPREVVAAGEPLNPEVIDQVRRDWGVTIRDGFGQTETAVQVANSPGQKLKAGSMGRPTPGFAVELLDPVTGEPGAQEGEISLDLAANPVGLMAGYHGDPERTAESMAGGYYRTGDIGSRDADGYITYVGRSDDVFKASDYKISPFELESALLEHEAVAEAAVVPAPDALRLSVPKAYVVLAAGHEPGPDTAKLLFEHSRAVLAPYKRLRRIEFGPLPKTVSGKIRRIELREATAAGSDAEYREEDFR; encoded by the coding sequence ATGACGACGACGGGCACCAGCGGCACGGAACAGTTCCGCACGGCTCGGGACTTCCTGCTGCGGCATCGCGAGGACTACGCCGCCGCCTACGAGGGTTTCGCCTGGCCACGGCCCGAGCGGTTCAACTGGGCGCTCGACTGGTTCGACGTCATCGCCCGGGACAACGACAGGACCGCTCTCCACATCGTCGAGGAGGACGGGCCCGCCACCCGCTTCTCCTTCGCGCACCTGTCCGCCCGCTCCAACCAGGTGGCCAACTGGCTGCGCGACCGGGGCGTCCGTGCCGGTGACCGCGTCGTGGTGATGCTCGGCAACCAGGTCGAGCTCTGGGAGATCGCCCTCGCCGCGATGAAGCTGCGCGCCGTCGTCATCCCGGCGACGCCCCTGCTCGGCCCCGTCGACCTGCGGGACCGCATCCGGCGCGGGCGCGCCCGCCACGTGGTCGTACGCTCCGAGGACACGGCGAAGTTCGACGATGTGCCCGGCGACTACACACGCATCGTCGTGGGCGGCGACCGGCCCGGCTGGATCTCGTACGACGGTGGGGACGGGGTCAGCGCAACCGAATCCGTCTCCGAGGCCTCCCCCGTCTTCGAGCCCGACGGCGTCACCCACGCCGACGACCCCCTGATGCTCTACTTCACCTCGGGCACGACGGCCCGCCCGAAGCTGGTCGAGCACACCCATGTGTCGTACCCCGTAGGGCACTTGGCGACGATGTACTGGATCGGCCTCAAGCCCGGCGACGTCCACCTCAACATCTCGTCGCCCGGCTGGGCCAAGCACGCCTGGTCGAACCTCTTCGCGCCCTGGAACGCCGAGGCGACCGTCTTCATCCACAACTACGCGCGCTTCGACGCGGGCCGTCTGATGGCCGAGATGGACCGGGCCGGGGTCACGTCCTTCTGCGCCCCGCCGACCGTCTGGCGCATGCTCATCCAGGCCGACCTGACCCAGCTCCGGACACCGCCGCGCGAGGTCGTCGCCGCGGGGGAGCCGCTCAACCCCGAGGTCATCGACCAGGTGCGGCGCGACTGGGGTGTCACCATCAGGGACGGCTTCGGGCAGACCGAGACCGCCGTACAGGTCGCCAACTCGCCCGGCCAGAAGCTGAAGGCGGGCTCGATGGGGCGGCCGACGCCCGGCTTCGCCGTCGAACTCCTCGACCCGGTCACCGGAGAGCCGGGAGCGCAGGAGGGCGAGATCTCCCTCGACCTCGCGGCGAACCCGGTCGGCCTGATGGCCGGCTACCACGGCGACCCGGAGCGCACCGCGGAGTCGATGGCCGGCGGCTACTACCGCACCGGCGACATCGGCTCCCGCGACGCCGACGGCTACATCACCTACGTCGGCCGGTCCGACGACGTCTTCAAGGCATCCGACTACAAGATCTCCCCGTTCGAGCTGGAGAGCGCGCTCCTGGAGCACGAGGCGGTGGCGGAGGCGGCGGTCGTCCCCGCGCCCGACGCGCTGCGGCTCTCCGTCCCGAAGGCGTACGTCGTCCTCGCCGCCGGACATGAACCAGGACCGGACACCGCGAAGTTGCTCTTCGAGCATTCACGCGCGGTCCTCGCCCCCTACAAGCGGCTGCGCCGCATCGAGTTCGGCCCGCTCCCCAAGACCGTCTCCGGCAAGATCCGCCGGATCGAGCTGCGCGAGGCCACGGCCGCGGGCTCCGACGCCGAGTACCGCGAGGAGGACTTCCGGTGA